In a single window of the Notamacropus eugenii isolate mMacEug1 chromosome 4, mMacEug1.pri_v2, whole genome shotgun sequence genome:
- the ISCU gene encoding iron-sulfur cluster assembly enzyme ISCU isoform X2, with protein sequence MAAAAAKAGLAGLRRAASVMCLGTRRPPLRELSAPARLYHKKVVDHYENPRNVGSLDKKSKNVGTGLVGAPACGDVMKLQIQVDEKGKIVDARFKTFGCGSAIASSSLATEWVKGKTVEEALTIKNTDIAKELCLPPVKLHCSMLAEDAIKAALADYKLKQDTAKKEEGKQEEEK encoded by the exons ATGGCAGCGGCAGCGGCGAAGGCCGGCCTGGCAGGGTTGAGGCGGGCGGCCTCGGTGATGTGCCTGGGCACTCGGCGGCCTCCCCTCCGGGAGCTCTCGGCTCCGGCCCGGCTGTACCACAAGAAG GTGGTTGACCATTATGAGAATCCCAGAAATGTAGGATCCCTTGACAAGAAATCCAAAAACGTTGGCACTGGATTGGTGGGGGCTCCAGCTTGTGGAGATGTTATGAAATTACAG atccAAGTGGATGAAAAAGGGAAGATTGTAGATGCCCGATTCAAGACATTTGGCTGTGGCTCGGCCATCGCTTCGAGCTCCCTGGCCACAGAGTGGGTTAAAGGAAAAACG GTGGAAGAGGCCTTAACCATCAAAAATACCGATATTGCCAAGGAGTTGTGCCTCCCTCCAGTTAAGCTGCACTGCTCCA TGCTTGCTGAAGATGCCATCAAGGCTGCCCTGGCAGACTACAAACTGAAGCAGGACACTGCTAAGAAAGAGGAGGGCAAGCAAGAGGAGGAGAAGTGA
- the TMEM119 gene encoding transmembrane protein 119, with amino-acid sequence MALLVANVLLLLLALMRAPPTTAHSVLVQASLLEDNGGSGEMEGSSASSPSLSPPRTPALSPTLAGPQPTPLAGPSPPTNFLDGIVDFFREYMLLIAVVGSLVFLLLFIICAAVIVQQKHKASAYYPSSFPKKKYVDQNDRTGGTQAFSEVPDKAPNAHPEDTAVDSSRQLQADILAATQNLKSPTKGPLVNGDGVKMEEKEGRKKDEEAEKVEEEFGSQGNLKEIPEAPSGEALELSCPSGAETRAEESPVIGTDHGEQEGSPSLLQEARESASVPIPEGPCACSGFSQVVEQADCLQ; translated from the coding sequence ATGGCCCTGCTGGTGGCCAATGTCCTTCTATTGCTCCTGGCCCTCATGAGGGCCCCGCCCACCACTGCCCACTCTGTGCTGGTCCAGGCTTCCCTCCTGGAGGACAATGGAGGCAGTGGAGAGATGGAAGGTTCTTCAGCTTCTTCCCCCAGTCTCTCCCCGCCCCGGACCCCAGCCCTCAGCCCCACCTTGGCAGGGCCTCAACCCACTCCTCTGGCAGGTCCCTCACCCCCAACCAACTTCCTGGATGGGATTGTGGATTTCTTCCGGGAGTACATGCTGCTCATTGCCGTGGTGGGGTCCCtggttttccttcttctcttcatcaTATGCGCGGCAGTCATCGTCCAACAGAAGCACAAGGCCTCAGCTTACTACCCATCTTCCTTCCCCAAGAAGAAATATGTCGACCAGAATGACAGGACCGGAGGCACCCAGGCCTTCAGTGAGGTCCCTGACAAGGCCCCCAATGCCCACCCAGAAGACACAGCCGTGGACTCCTCCCGCCAGCTCCAGGCTGATATACTGGCTGCTACTCAGAATCTCAAGTCTCCAACCAAGGGGCCCCTGGTCAATGGAGATGGAGTcaaaatggaggagaaggagggaaggaagaaggatgaggaggCTGAGAAGGTTGAGGAGGAATTTGGAAGTCAGGGTAACCTTAAAGAGATACCCGAGGCCCCCTCAGGGGAGGCTTTAGAGTTGAGTTGTCCATCAGGGGCTGAGACCAGGGCAGAGGAGTCACCAGTAATTGGGACAGACCATGGTGAGCAGGAGGGCTCTCCCTCATTGCTGCAAGAAGCTAGGGAGTCTGCCAGTGTCCCCATCCCTGAGGGTCCTTGTGCATGCAGTGGTTTCTCTCAAGTGGTGGAACAAGCTGATTGCCTTCAGTGA
- the ISCU gene encoding iron-sulfur cluster assembly enzyme ISCU isoform X1, whose product MSPAESICSLQGSQTVRKPGLRLGRGLAVSLDLLTSHFVLPFQAHQSLVVDHYENPRNVGSLDKKSKNVGTGLVGAPACGDVMKLQIQVDEKGKIVDARFKTFGCGSAIASSSLATEWVKGKTVEEALTIKNTDIAKELCLPPVKLHCSMLAEDAIKAALADYKLKQDTAKKEEGKQEEEK is encoded by the exons ATGAGTCCTGCTGAATCAATCTGTAGCCTCCAGGGAAGTCAGACTGTCAGGAAGCCGGGACTCAGATTGGGAAGGGGACTTGCTGTCAGCTTGGATCTCCTCACTTCCCACTTCGTCCTTCCATTTCAGGCCCACCAGTCTCTG GTGGTTGACCATTATGAGAATCCCAGAAATGTAGGATCCCTTGACAAGAAATCCAAAAACGTTGGCACTGGATTGGTGGGGGCTCCAGCTTGTGGAGATGTTATGAAATTACAG atccAAGTGGATGAAAAAGGGAAGATTGTAGATGCCCGATTCAAGACATTTGGCTGTGGCTCGGCCATCGCTTCGAGCTCCCTGGCCACAGAGTGGGTTAAAGGAAAAACG GTGGAAGAGGCCTTAACCATCAAAAATACCGATATTGCCAAGGAGTTGTGCCTCCCTCCAGTTAAGCTGCACTGCTCCA TGCTTGCTGAAGATGCCATCAAGGCTGCCCTGGCAGACTACAAACTGAAGCAGGACACTGCTAAGAAAGAGGAGGGCAAGCAAGAGGAGGAGAAGTGA